The following are encoded together in the Iodobacter fluviatilis genome:
- a CDS encoding HAD family hydrolase yields the protein MAIKLAVKNQQYTGEVQGILTYQQGKVLRLQEWLHGQNETLLGSYGYSDSSNDIPLLSAVCLAYVVNPDQRLKQYANQQGWEMVCWKNVK from the coding sequence TTGGCGATCAAGCTTGCGGTTAAAAACCAGCAATACACTGGTGAAGTACAGGGCATTTTGACTTATCAGCAGGGTAAAGTTTTGCGTTTGCAAGAGTGGCTGCATGGGCAGAATGAAACGCTGCTGGGTAGCTATGGATATAGCGATTCAAGCAACGATATTCCGCTGCTTTCTGCCGTTTGTCTGGCTTACGTGGTGAATCCCGACCAGCGGTTAAAGCAATATGCCAATCAACAAGGATGGGAGATGGTGTGTTGGAAAAACGTAAAATGA